The following proteins come from a genomic window of Crassostrea angulata isolate pt1a10 chromosome 1, ASM2561291v2, whole genome shotgun sequence:
- the LOC128156434 gene encoding uncharacterized protein LOC128156434 has product MARPILIKTNKNRGNRKQKASRFGRVGDEASIEEDEDENNVYVVSKLSSFRHGSGTIPTLCPSSVNCWVHKFGSKNNELMTPEGDLIRSSYFGFLVNHMASAGGGEILMSDYYGMKVKMLTKSGEIIDIAETEPLHPFGLCATVDDNFIVCLVDTDDCVISTNSVRGLARINRDGQKLQEIKNSSETRLFTKPYRVSENRNSDILVVDWTSERTSRLVVLDKTGKLKCVCRGRPRKFGEMLFNPSDVCSNSESYVIVSDLTGHAVQLLSPEYQFIQNILAPKDGIEYPLTLALNHDDLWVGSGNGKVTVLRLSKKTRPDANGHVVVESSKSRLCVIC; this is encoded by the coding sequence ATGGCACGTCCCATTCTAATCAAGACCAACAAAAACAGAGGCAACAGGAAACAGAAAGCTAGTAGATTTGGACGCGTCGGTGATGAGGCGAGCATTGAAGAGGATGAGGATGAAAACAATGTCTACGTGGTTAGCAAATTATCCTCCTTCCGCCATGGATCAGGGACGATTCCAACTTTGTGTCCCTCATCTGTTAATTGCTGGGTACATAAATTCGGATCGAAAAACAATGAACTGATGACACCAGAAGGCGATTTGATCCGATCGTCTTATTTCGGATTTCTGGTTAACCATATGGCTTCGGCGGGAGGTGGGGAAATTCTCATGTCTGATTATTACGGCATGAAAGTGAAAATGCTGACAAAATCAGGCGAAATAATTGACATCGCAGAAACTGAACCCCTTCATCCGTTTGGTCTCTGTGCTACCGTGGACGACAATTTCATTGTGTGCTTGGTTGACACTGACGACTGTGTTATATCAACAAACAGTGTCAGGGGCCTTGCGAGAATTAACCGTGATGGCCAAAAACTTCAGGAAATCAAAAACTCGAGTGAAACTCGTCTGTTCACCAAACCATACAGAGTCAGCGAGAACAGAAACTCCGATATTCTTGTTGTGGACTGGACTTCGGAAAGGACGAGCCGACTTGTCGTCTTGGACAAAACAGGGAAGTTGAAATGTGTCTGTAGAGGAAGACCAAGGAAATTCGGGGAGATGCTGTTCAACCCGAGCGATGTCTGCTCCAATTCCGAATCCTACGTCATAGTGAGTGACCTTACTGGCCACGCCGTGCAACTGCTAAGTCCGGAATATCAATTTATCCAGAATATTCTGGCCCCAAAAGACGGCATAGAATACCCACTGACCTTGGCACTGAACCACGACGATCTCTGGGTGGGGTCCGGAAACGGTAAAGTCACGGTTTTAAGACTGTCCAAAAAGACACGTCCAGACGCTAATGGTCACGTAGTGGTGGAATCCAGTAAAAGCAGACTTTGTGTTATATGCTGA
- the LOC128177205 gene encoding uncharacterized protein LOC128177205, with protein MTTTTTPESTTASTSTTTPSTTTTTQVPSTTTESSTTSTSTQPRTSTSTTTVATTTSTTETTTTTTSTPETTSTSTSTTTALPTSTSTTEAPTTSSTTLSSTASTSTESSSTSTSTPSSTTTEAPSTTTEQMTTTTTPESTTASTSTTTPSTTTTTQVPSTTTESSTTSTSTQPPTSTSTTTEATTTSTTETTTTTTSTPETTST; from the coding sequence atgactactaccacaaccccagaaagtacaacagcttctacaagcaccaccacgccttcaacgacaaccaccactcaggttccatctacaacaactgaaagtagcacaacatcaacaagtacacaaccccgaacgagtacaagcaccacaactgtggccaccactacctcaacaacggaaacgactacaactacaacaagtactccagagacgacttcgacaagtacgtctacaaccacagctttgccaacgagcacaagcacaactgaagccccaactacttcatcaacaacactaagcagcactgcaagtacaagtacggagagtagcagcacttctactagtactccatccagtacaacaactgaggctccttctaccacaaccgaacaaatgactactaccacaaccccagaaagtacaacagcttctacaagcaccaccacgccttcaacgacaaccaccactcaggttccatctacaacaactgaaagtagcacaacatcaacaagtacacaacccccaacgagtacaagcaccacaactgaggccaccactacctcaacaacggaaacgactacaactacaacaagtactccagagacgacttcgaca